From the genome of Acidobacteriota bacterium:
GGGGATATTGGCCGGAATCGCTTTGCTGCGCTTGATAAAGGCCATCGTCGCCTCCGGCTAGGCCTTCACCTGGTCGTGCGTCTCGAGAATGATGTTGGCGGTGGTCTCCAGCTCACGGATGTAGCCGGCGATTTTCGTCGTGTAGAAGTTGTAGAACGGCAGGGTGAAGACGGCCACGATCAGACCACCGGCGGTGGTGATCAGCGCCACGGAGATACCCTTGGCCACCTTGCCCGGGTTGTTCAGACCTTCCCTGGCGATCACGTCGAAGGACTGGATCATGCCGACGACGGTACCGAGGAAGCCGATGATCGGCGCGATGTTGGAGATCAGGGCGAGCACCCACAGCCAGCGTTCGAGGCGGGCGATCTCGTGCAGCGCCGCGTTCTCGAGCAGCTTCTCGAGCTCTTCCCGACTGGCGTCCCAGCGCAGGATGGCGGCCTTGACCATCGCGGAGGTGGGGCCCTTGTACTCGTCGCAAGCCTTGAGCGCAGCGTCCGTCTTGCCCTCGGACACCAGGCGACGCACCTTGCCCACCATTTCGGCGGTCTTGGTGCGGGCACGGACGTAGAGCGTAAAGCCGCGCTCGAGGATCACGATCAGGCCGATGATCGAAAGGATGAGCAGCGGCCACATCACCGGACCGCCCTGCTTGAAATAACCGACGAGAGTTCCACCAATAGCCAGCACGATCAATCCTCCAGCGGCTCCCGGGAGCCGAGGCGCCAACCGGCTGGAGACTGCTAACTCGCCACGAGGGGGCAGCAGGCCGGTGGATGGGGATGGCGAAAACGCGCCTCGCCGGGTCCGGGAAAGCTCAACTGATAACCTTTCAAGCCACAGACGGCTGCGAGAATACGGGCGGGCCGGGGGGGTGTCAAGAGAACGCGGGCTATCTGCCGCGTCGTACAGGGGATGCGGCTCCGCGGCAAAAAACCCGCGGGATACCCGCCCCCGGGTGGCGCGGCGGCGATTTCTCCCGATTCGCGAGACGGCCGCAACAGGCGCCCCGCCCCAACGGCATCCAGATTCCTTCCCGCCTGTTCCGGTCTCGTCGCCGGGTCGAGACCGGCCCGTCTCAGTCGAGGTGAATCCGTCGCGCTTCGAGCAGCGTGCCCTTGACCCGCTCGAGACGGGAAAGTGCCTTGTTGTAATCGATGATCGCCCGAATCTCGCGGCTTTCCGCCTCGAGAAAATCCCGCTGGAACTGGAGGACCTGATAGGCCGTCGACAGACCGTTCTCGTAACGCTTCTGCTCGGCATCGGTCTTCTTCTTCTGCAGTTCCGCGTTGACCTGGGCCGAGTGCACCCGGCGGGACGCCGTGCGCACGCTTCTCACGGCCTGGCGCACTTCCACCCGCAGGGCCTGCCGGGTCGCGTCGACCCGCAGGGCCGCCTGGTCGAGGGCGATGCGGGCCCGGGCCAGTTCGGCGCGGGCATTGCGGTTGCCCAACGGAACCTTGAGGCTCAGGGCCACGGTCCAGTTCGTATTGTCGAGACTCGGCAGTTCACTGAACGCTTCGGTCTTGCTCTGGTCCTCGCGCACCAGTCGATCGAATTGGACCTCGAAAGCCCGCCCCTGCTCGTCACCGCTGAGGAAGATTCCGTCCGGGCCGAAGAAGTCGAGGACGGTCGAGGAACCGGTTCCGGGCACGAAATCGAACGAGTTGCCGCTGGTCGTGTAGCTGGCGTTGGCCGACAGGTCCCAGCGCACCTGGTTGCGCCGCCACTTCTCGCTCAACTCGGCGTTCTTCAGGTTCAACTCGGCCTGGACCAGACTCGCGCGCCTGGCCAGAGCCTGCTCGATGGCCAGGTCCTCATCCAGTTCCACCGGGTAGAAAGGAGGCTGGTCGGTGGGGAAGATCGGGCGATCCCAGTCGGCGGAGGTGGAAGGCACGCGCATCAGCGCCCGCAGGTTGTCTTCCGCGTCGCGAACCTCGTTCTCCGCAACGATCAGGGCTTCGTCGCGACCGGCCACCTCCGCCTCGGCGGTGGTGATCTCGATCGGCGGCAGGGTCCCCACCTCGACCTTGACCTTGGTTTGCCGGAGGAAATCTTCGGCCAGCTTCATCGACCGCTCGGCCACGGCCTGCTGCCGGCGCGCGCCCACCAGGTCCCAATAGGCCGCCTCCACCGCCTCGATGACTTCCATCACCCGATCCCGGAACTGGGCCTCGGTGATGCGCAGGGTGTTCTTGGCCTGCTCGATCTGGGTCCGGTTGATCGACAGGCCGTAGTTCCTCAGCAGGGGCTGAGTGAACTGCAGCGTGAAGGACGCATCGGCCCGGGTCGGCACGATGCCGAAGCGGGCTTCCGCCTCGGCCGGGAAGGTCTGGATCAGCTCGTTGTAAGCCAGCGAAGCCTGCCAGGATCCGCCGGACTGGAGAGGATCGATCCAGGCCACCGAGGCGCGCTTGGAGGTCTGGGACTCCAGGGAGAAGTCGCTGGTGGGCTCCTGGCTGATCTCGGTGTAGGAGGCATTGGCCTCCACCCGGCTGTCGAACACCGCTTCGCTGATCACCACCCCCTGCTCGTCCCTCCGGGGATCGAGTCGGGCCACGGCGATATCCAGATTGTGCTCGAGGGCGCGGGCCACCACGTCGGCCAGGGACAGACTCAGAGGCTCGGGGTCGGCGGCAAGCGTCGGCAACATGGCGGCCAGGATCACCAGCAGGCTGAACACCGGGCGACAACAGCCCGCGCAATCGACTCTCTTCATCTCGTGACTCTCCTCAGCACTATTCAACGTCCATCCCCCGCCAGATGACACGCCACCCATCGCCCGTCACCGACCGCTCGCAGTTCCGGCTCTTCCCGGCGGCAGCGCTCCTCGGCCCAGGGGCAACGAGGATGGAAACGGCAGCCCGACGGCAGGTCCAGAGGCGAGGGTATTTCACCGGCCAAGAGGGCGGCCTGTTGCGGGGCTTCGGGCCGTTCGGCCGTGGCCGCGGCGTCGAACAGGGCCCGAGTGTAGGGGTGCAGAGGCCGGCTGTGCAGATCGTTCCCCGGGCCACTTTCCATGACCCGGCCCAAGTACAGGACGACCACGCGGTCGCAGAGGTGCGTGACCAGGGACAAGTCGTGGGAAATCAACAGATAGGCCAGGCCCAGCCGCTGCTGGAGCTCGGCGAGCAGGTTGATGATCTGGGCCTGGACGGATACGTCGAGAGCCGAGACCGGCTCATCGCAAACCACGAACTCCGGCCGCAGGGCCAGGGCCCGCGCGATGCCGATCCGCTGGCGCTGGCCGCCGGAGAACTCGTGGGGATAGCGATCCATGGCGGCGGCACCGAGGCCCACTTCCTCGAGCAGGGCGGCGACCTTGGCCTCGAGCCGCCGACCGTGGGCGATGCCGTGGATCACCAGGGGCTCGCCCACCAGGGTCCGGACCTTCATCCGCGGATTGAGGGCCGCTCCCGGGTCCTGGAAGACGAGTTGCATACGGCGACGGAAACGGCGGAGCTGCCCGGCCCCCAGGGCCCGCAGGTCGATTCCGTCGAAGTGGATCCGCCCCTCGGTGGGCTCGATCAAGCGGAGGATCGACCGGCCCAGGGTGGTCTTGCCCGATCCGGACTCCCCCACCAGCCCGACGATCTCGCCCTGCCGGACGACCAGGTCCACCCCATCCACGGCCCGCAAGGCCCGGCGCCGGCCCCAGAGCCCGCTGCGCACGGGGTAGGCCTTGACCAGGCCGCGTACCTCGAGCAGGGGGGCGCTCACCGGGGCTCCTCCAGGACACAGGCCACTTCTCGACCCTCCCCGGCATCGACCGGAGGCGGGACCGCCCGGCGGCAGCGTTCCTCGGCCAGGGAGCAACGCGGAGCGAAGGCGCAGCCCGGCGGCAACTCGGCCAGGTCCGGCACCTGGCCCGGGATCGTCGGCAACCGCCCCCGGGGATGCCCGGGGCGCGGCCGGGAGGCGAGCAGGGCCCGGGTGTAAGGGTGAAGGGGGCGGGCGAGCAGCTCGGCGGCGGGAGCCCGCTCAACGATACGCCCGGCATACATCACCAGAACCCGGGTGCAGATGCGGGCGACCGCTCCGAGATCGTGAGTGATCAGGAGCACGCCACCCAGCCGACCCTGTTCCACGAGGCCTCGAAAAAGCTCGAGAATGCCGGCTTGCAGCGTGGGATCGATGGCGGTGGTGGGCTCATCGGCGATCAGCACCTTCGGGCCCGCCGCCAGCGCCATGGCGATCAGGGCCCTTTGCTTCATGCCGCCGGAATACTGGTGTGGATACTCCCTGGCCCGGCGGGCCGGGTCGGGGATGCCCACCGCCTCGAGCGCCGCTTCGGCCTCGGCCCAGGCCGCCTTGCGCTCCACCTTGCGGTGGGCCCGAATCACGTCGACCACCTGGGCCCCTACGGAAAGCACGGGGGAAAACGCCTGACCCGGCTCCTGGGGTACATAGGCCAGGCCGGCACCGCGGTAACGTCGCAGATCCTTTTCCGGAAGGGTGAGCAAGTCCACACCTTCCAGTTCGACCCGCCCCGCGACGACCCGGCCCGGCGGGGGCACCAGCCGCAGCAGCGCGAGAGCCGACGCCGATTTTCCGCATCCCGACTCGCCGACCAGGCCGACGATCTCCCCTCGGGCCAGGCTGAACGCCAGGTCCTGGGCAGCGCGAACGACCGCGGACCCTCGCGGAAACTCCACGGTCAGGCCGGAAACCTCGAGCAATGCCGTTCGATCCATCGGCAGGGAACATATCACCCCGGAGGGCCCCGTGCCCCGTCGCCGGGCTTCCGCTCCCCGGGGCAGGAAGATCCGAACCGGATGTGGCTTTCCCGGCCCTGACGCCCGATCTTGGGCTCGGGGATCGCTCATCCGCGCGACCGGCCCCCGGCCGGCGGGCGGCGGAGGGCATCGAGGGCATGACCACCCGAAGCCAGGAAAGGGGCCTGCTGGCCGTGATCGCCCCCCGGCTGGAAAGCGCATCCGGCGCCGGCGCCGCGGCCCGGGCCACGGCGCTGGCGAGTTGCTGGAGTGGGCCCGTGAGCCTGGTCTTGACCGGAGAACAGCAGGATCCGGCCGAGGTCCGGGGCCTGCCCGCCTCCGTGCGCCTGGTGGCGGCGGATCCCGCCACTCGGGCGGCCCTGGCCGAGCCGGGGCCGGGCACGGTCCCGGCCCTCGACCGGCTCCTGGGCATCGACTCCCGGCGCGGCGGGCAGGTGGAGGCGATCTACCTGATGGCCGATGACACGCTGCTCTCGCTGCTCCCCCTGGTCGCCGAGGGTCCACGGCGCCCGCCGGTGCAGGTGGAACTCCTGGCGGAGGCCGGCATTCCCGACAGCCGGCGACTCTGGCCCTGGGCCGAGGGAGTGGTGCTGCCGGACACCGAACGGCTCTACCCCCTGGCCGCCACCACGCCGGCGTTGCCCGTGCGGGCGGTGCCGGCGGGGCCCCACGAGGCTGCGGTCCGCGGCCTGTCTCACCTGCCCGCCCTGGGTGGGCCGACACGGGCCACGGTGGTGATTCCGGTGCGAGGCGGTGAAACACGCGTGCTGCGCACCCTCGACTCGGTGATCGAGCACACCCCCGAGTTGCTCGAGGTCATCGTGGTGGACGACGCCTCCCCCGACGGCAGCCTCGAGTTGCTGGGCCGTCGGGCCCATGACGACCCGCGGATTCGAGTGGTGTCCCACGACACCCAGAGGGGCTTTGCCGCCACCTGCAACCACGGCCTGGCCCGGGCCCGGGGGGACGTGGTGCTGCTGCTGGGCGCCGATACCGTGGTGACCCGGGACTGGTCCACCCGCCTGATCTCCCATCTGCGTGAGTACCCCAGGGCGGGAGCAGTGGGCGCCCGGACGAATCTGGCCCCCAATTTCCAGGCGCTGGCCCGGGTCGGCTACGACCCGACCACCCTCGAGGGCCTCGACACCTTCGCCCGGCGCCTGGCACGGGCCAACGACGGCATCGCCATGCCCGTCTCCCAACTCTGCGGGATCTGCCTGGCCATCCCCCGGCGCACCCTGCGCCTGGTGGGCGGCTTCGATCCGCGCTTCTTCCCGGGCTCCTTCGAGGATGAAGACTGGTCGCTGCGGCTACTGAGCAGCCGGCTGATTCCCTACCGGGCGGAGGATGTCTTCGTGCATCACGAGGGCGCCACCAGCCTGCCCCTCGAAAGCCGGGGGCTCGACGAGATCCACAAGAGCAACTGGCAACGCTTCAAGGCCAAGTGGGAACTTCCCGCCGAACTGAGCCTGCAGCAGGGCTACACCCCCGAGCAGCTTCCCACGGGCGACTACGAGCGGGAGAAACTTTTCATCGCCCCCTGGCAGGCGACCCACCCGGTCCGCTCCTGAAACCTTCCGCCCGATTTGACGCGGCCTGCGCGACCAAGCACAGTAGGCTCCCGAAACGATCCACTCGCGGATCCAGGAAGGCGGAATCATGGAACTGGGTATTCTCCTGCTGCTGCACGCCCTGGCCTCGGCGGTGTGGGTGGGCGGCATGTTCTTTTCGATGATCGCCCTGCGACCGGCTGCGGCCACCCTGGCGGACCCCGCTGTGCGGAACCGACTCTGGCTCACGGCGCTCTCCCGCTTTTTCACATGGACCTGGATAGCCGTCATCGTGCTGCTGGCCACGGGCTTCCGGATGATCCTGGCCTTCTACGGGGGCATGAAGGGGCTGGCCCTGCACATCAACCTGATGATGACCCTGGGCCTGCTGATGGCGCTGATCTTCGCCTATCTCTTCTTCGTGCCTTTCGGCCGCTTTCGTCGCGCCGCCGACGCCTCGGACCCCGCCGAAGCCGACAGGGCCTTGCGCCAGATCCGGCTGCTGGTGATGGTCAACCTGCACCTCGGCTTTCTCGCCGTGATCCTTGGCGCGGGCGGGCGACACATGTTCTGACGCAAGCAAGCTCCGCCCCGGGGCTCCCCGCCCAAGGCGCGAGGGGCGACCGGATGTGCGCCGTCGTCGCGTCCACCCGGACTCAGCCGAGAAGCTGGAGGGCGTGGGGCAGCCGGGAGGCGATGTCGATGCCCTGGGGACAGGCGCGGGAGGCGGCGACGAGGTCGGCCTCCCGGATCTCCCGACCCGCCGGCCGCAACTCCCGGAACAGGCGCCTGGCCTTGGCGGTTTCCCCATAGCACTCGTGGTACATCAGCACGCGCAGGGTGTCGGCGATCGGCACCTTGCCCCCCGCCGCCGGCTCACAGTGCCGCGAGCACCCTTCGCAGGTCCAGGGGGCGGTGGCGGTGGCCAGGCGCTGAAGCTGCTGGAACTCCTCCATCGACAATTGCCGGGGGGAACGGGCGGCAGCCACGTTCTCGGCGAGTTTCCTGGTGTTGTCCATGTGAGAAACCACGGCGTCGATGCGCTCGTCGGCCCACACCGCCTTGAGCTTGGCCTGGGGCAGAGTGAAATGCCGGGACTTGAAGCCGATCACCTGCTCCGCATCGGCGGGCACGGACTTCTGGGTCTTCATCGCGATCAGGCCGATTCCTTTCTTGCGGCAGGCGTCGATGGCCCGATTGAGAGCCAGATCGCCGTATTTGCCGAAGTGGTAGCGGAACATGATCGCATCGACACCCCCCACCCGAGCCGCCTTCTCCATCAACTCCACCACCCGGTCGCCGTGACAGGAAAAGCCGAAAAAACGCGTCTTGCCGCTCTTGCGCAGCCGATCACCCGCCTCCAGGCAGGGCCGGTCGAGAGCCCTGGCATCGTCGACGGCATGCATGAAGAAAAGATCGAGGTGATCCACCTCTAGCTGTTCGAGGCAGGTGTCGATACCCGTCTCGTACTCCGCCGGATCATAGCCGCGGGATACCACCTTGGAGGTGATCCACAGCTTGTCCTTCCCGCCGACCTGCTTGATGAACGGGGCGATGGTCTTGTGGGACATGCCATCCTCGTAAGCCAGGGCGGTATCCAGGTAGTCCACTCCCGCCTGGTAGGCGCGATGGAGAATCTTGTCGTACCTGGGATCGAAACGCTGGGCGCAACCCAGCAGAAGGATCGGAATCTTCGCCCCCGTGGCCCCCAGTTCCCGCCGCGGCACCTTCGGGTGATCGGCGGGGGTGGAGGCCCCCCCGGCACCCAGCGCCGCGGACCCCGCGAAAGTCAGACCGGCGCCGCCCGCGACCGCAGCCTTGATGAATCCACGTCTGCTCGTACCTTCTGTCTTGCTCATCCTGGCCTCCTGCCGGGCCGGCGATGCTGCAGCAACAGTCGCCGGTGAGGGGAACGGGACTCGCCCACGGCGGTGACGTAAACCGCGGGGGAATCGGTGACGGGGCACTCGGCCTGGCAAATGCCGCAGCCGATGCACAGGTCGGGCACCATGAAGGGCTTGTTGAGCAGGACGATCCGCCCAAAGACGTCCTTGACCTCCTCGTCGACGGTCTGAATCGCCTTGGGAGAAACCGGACAGACCTCCTCGCAGACCACGCAGGGGATCTCCATGGCGTGGGGCAGACAGCGCCCCCTGTCGAAGAAGGCGGTTCCCAGGCGAATCGGCCCCTGCTCGACGTATGCCCCCTTGCCCAGCTTTTCTTCCACGGTGATGCGGCGGATCGCTCCGGTCGGGCAGACCTCGCTGCAAAGGGCGCACTTGAGCTGGCAGTGGGCGATGTTGAAATTCATCACCGGGGTCCACAGGCCCTCGACGCCGGCCTCGGCGAAGGTCGCGGGCTGGAGCACATTGGTCGGGCAGACGTTGATGCACTGATCGCACTTGATGCACTTTTCGAGA
Proteins encoded in this window:
- a CDS encoding ABC transporter ATP-binding protein, coding for MDRTALLEVSGLTVEFPRGSAVVRAAQDLAFSLARGEIVGLVGESGCGKSASALALLRLVPPPGRVVAGRVELEGVDLLTLPEKDLRRYRGAGLAYVPQEPGQAFSPVLSVGAQVVDVIRAHRKVERKAAWAEAEAALEAVGIPDPARRAREYPHQYSGGMKQRALIAMALAAGPKVLIADEPTTAIDPTLQAGILELFRGLVEQGRLGGVLLITHDLGAVARICTRVLVMYAGRIVERAPAAELLARPLHPYTRALLASRPRPGHPRGRLPTIPGQVPDLAELPPGCAFAPRCSLAEERCRRAVPPPVDAGEGREVACVLEEPR
- a CDS encoding MotA/TolQ/ExbB proton channel family protein, which translates into the protein MLAIGGTLVGYFKQGGPVMWPLLILSIIGLIVILERGFTLYVRARTKTAEMVGKVRRLVSEGKTDAALKACDEYKGPTSAMVKAAILRWDASREELEKLLENAALHEIARLERWLWVLALISNIAPIIGFLGTVVGMIQSFDVIAREGLNNPGKVAKGISVALITTAGGLIVAVFTLPFYNFYTTKIAGYIRELETTANIILETHDQVKA
- a CDS encoding glycosyltransferase family 2 protein, with product MTTRSQERGLLAVIAPRLESASGAGAAARATALASCWSGPVSLVLTGEQQDPAEVRGLPASVRLVAADPATRAALAEPGPGTVPALDRLLGIDSRRGGQVEAIYLMADDTLLSLLPLVAEGPRRPPVQVELLAEAGIPDSRRLWPWAEGVVLPDTERLYPLAATTPALPVRAVPAGPHEAAVRGLSHLPALGGPTRATVVIPVRGGETRVLRTLDSVIEHTPELLEVIVVDDASPDGSLELLGRRAHDDPRIRVVSHDTQRGFAATCNHGLARARGDVVLLLGADTVVTRDWSTRLISHLREYPRAGAVGARTNLAPNFQALARVGYDPTTLEGLDTFARRLARANDGIAMPVSQLCGICLAIPRRTLRLVGGFDPRFFPGSFEDEDWSLRLLSSRLIPYRAEDVFVHHEGATSLPLESRGLDEIHKSNWQRFKAKWELPAELSLQQGYTPEQLPTGDYEREKLFIAPWQATHPVRS
- a CDS encoding ABC transporter ATP-binding protein, with product MSAPLLEVRGLVKAYPVRSGLWGRRRALRAVDGVDLVVRQGEIVGLVGESGSGKTTLGRSILRLIEPTEGRIHFDGIDLRALGAGQLRRFRRRMQLVFQDPGAALNPRMKVRTLVGEPLVIHGIAHGRRLEAKVAALLEEVGLGAAAMDRYPHEFSGGQRQRIGIARALALRPEFVVCDEPVSALDVSVQAQIINLLAELQQRLGLAYLLISHDLSLVTHLCDRVVVLYLGRVMESGPGNDLHSRPLHPYTRALFDAAATAERPEAPQQAALLAGEIPSPLDLPSGCRFHPRCPWAEERCRREEPELRAVGDGRWVACHLAGDGR
- a CDS encoding aldo/keto reductase, whose protein sequence is MSKTEGTSRRGFIKAAVAGGAGLTFAGSAALGAGGASTPADHPKVPRRELGATGAKIPILLLGCAQRFDPRYDKILHRAYQAGVDYLDTALAYEDGMSHKTIAPFIKQVGGKDKLWITSKVVSRGYDPAEYETGIDTCLEQLEVDHLDLFFMHAVDDARALDRPCLEAGDRLRKSGKTRFFGFSCHGDRVVELMEKAARVGGVDAIMFRYHFGKYGDLALNRAIDACRKKGIGLIAMKTQKSVPADAEQVIGFKSRHFTLPQAKLKAVWADERIDAVVSHMDNTRKLAENVAAARSPRQLSMEEFQQLQRLATATAPWTCEGCSRHCEPAAGGKVPIADTLRVLMYHECYGETAKARRLFRELRPAGREIREADLVAASRACPQGIDIASRLPHALQLLG
- a CDS encoding CopD family protein: MELGILLLLHALASAVWVGGMFFSMIALRPAAATLADPAVRNRLWLTALSRFFTWTWIAVIVLLATGFRMILAFYGGMKGLALHINLMMTLGLLMALIFAYLFFVPFGRFRRAADASDPAEADRALRQIRLLVMVNLHLGFLAVILGAGGRHMF
- a CDS encoding TolC family protein, encoding MKRVDCAGCCRPVFSLLVILAAMLPTLAADPEPLSLSLADVVARALEHNLDIAVARLDPRRDEQGVVISEAVFDSRVEANASYTEISQEPTSDFSLESQTSKRASVAWIDPLQSGGSWQASLAYNELIQTFPAEAEARFGIVPTRADASFTLQFTQPLLRNYGLSINRTQIEQAKNTLRITEAQFRDRVMEVIEAVEAAYWDLVGARRQQAVAERSMKLAEDFLRQTKVKVEVGTLPPIEITTAEAEVAGRDEALIVAENEVRDAEDNLRALMRVPSTSADWDRPIFPTDQPPFYPVELDEDLAIEQALARRASLVQAELNLKNAELSEKWRRNQVRWDLSANASYTTSGNSFDFVPGTGSSTVLDFFGPDGIFLSGDEQGRAFEVQFDRLVREDQSKTEAFSELPSLDNTNWTVALSLKVPLGNRNARAELARARIALDQAALRVDATRQALRVEVRQAVRSVRTASRRVHSAQVNAELQKKKTDAEQKRYENGLSTAYQVLQFQRDFLEAESREIRAIIDYNKALSRLERVKGTLLEARRIHLD